A region from the Cucumis sativus cultivar 9930 unplaced genomic scaffold, Cucumber_9930_V3 scaffold92, whole genome shotgun sequence genome encodes:
- the LOC101217270 gene encoding thymidine kinase, which translates to MFTQLSIFSLSKHPLFRCLERVFFQPRIETPQMRASLSPPSGEIHVILGPMFAGKTTTLLRRIQSESCNGRSVAIIKSNKDTRYGLDSIVTHDGMKLPCWAIPNLSSFKKKFVKLDVIGIDEAQFFDDLYDFCCEAADIDGKTVIVAGLDGDYLRRNFGSVLDIIPLADSVTKLTARCEICGNRAFFTLRKTQEKETELIGGADMYMPVCRQHYVSGQVAIETARTVVESRKVGYRTPA; encoded by the exons ATGTTCACCCAACTCTcaattttttcactttcaaaaCACCCACTATTTCGTTGCCTCGAAAGGGTTTTTTTTCAACCCAGAATCGAAACCCCCCAGATGAGGGCCTCTTTGTCACCGCCCTCTGGCGAGATTCATGTCATTCTGGGGCCGATGTTTGCTGGGAAAACTACCACTCTTCTTCGGCGGATTCAGTCCGAGAGCTGCAATGGCAG AAGTGTAGCTATAATTAAGTCGAATAAAGACACAAGGTATGGATTGGATTCTATTGTTACACATGACGGCATGAAACTCCCTTGCTGGGCAATACCAAACTTATCATctttcaaaaagaaatttgtcaAG CTAGATGTGATTGGAATTGATGAAGCTCAATTTTTCGACGATCTATATGATTTCTGTTGCGAAGCTGCTGATATTGATGGCAAAACAGTTATAGTTGCTGGGCTGGATGGGGATTACTTGAG GAGGAACTTCGGTTCAGTTCTCGATATAATTCCTCTTGCCGATTCTGTAACCAAGTTAACTGCTCGATGTGAAATCTGCGGGAATAGGGCTTTCTTTACTTTAAGGAAGACACAAGAAAAAGAGACTGAGCTGATTGGTGGTGCTGATATGTACATGCCCGTATGTCGACAACATTACGTCAGCGGGCAAGTAGCGATAGAGACAGCAAGAACTGTAGTAGAATCACGCAAGGTTGGGTATAGGACTCCAGCATAG